The genomic stretch TCCTGAGACGGGAGAGACAAAAAAGATCGAGGGTTCTTTTATACCTTCGGGCGACGTTGGCTATCCCTGTAAAACGGACTTGAACGTCAGGCAGTTTTGTCTGGCACATCAATGAGCCGGGGTGTTTACACCCCAAATTTGGAGAGAACTGTGGATAGAGCCCAGAAAGAGAAATTGGTCGAGGAACTCGGCCAGATCTTCGAAAGCTCTGGCGTCGTGGTGGTTGCTCACTACGCCGGTCTTACAGTTGCTGATATGCAGGACCTACGAGCGCGCGCAAGCGATGCTGGTAGTGCCGTGCGTGTTGCCAAAAACAGGCTCGCCAAAATCGCCCTCGAGGGTAAGTCATGTGAAAGCATTTCTAACCTGCTGACGGGGATGACCGTTCTGACCTATTCTGAGGACCCTGTGGCAGCTGCCAAAGTGGCCGAAGATTTCGCCAAAGAGAACAAGAAATTCGAAATTCTTGGCGGCGCAATGGGTGAGAACGCTCTGGACCGGGCTGGTGTTACAGCTGTGTCGAAAATGCCTTCGCGCGACGAGCTTATTGCTCAGATCGCAAGCTGCATCGGCGCACCTGCAAGCAACATCGCTGGGGCCATTGGCGCACCTGCAAGCAATATCGCAAGCATTCTTTCGACCATCGAAGAGAAGGCGGAAGCTGCGTAAGCGGTTAGCACTGAATGACTGGCGTGGGGAAATATCCCATGCGTTGGAACACATACACTGAACACGGAAAGAGCTGATACAATGGCTGATCTGAAAGCACTCGCAGAAAGCATCGTGGGTCTGACCCTGCTGGAAGCACAAGAACTGAAAACCATCCTCAAAGACGAGTATGGCATCGAGCCCGCCGCTGGCGGCGCAGTGATGATGGCAGGCCCCGCCGATGGCGCCGCTGCCGAAGAAGAAAAAACTGAATTCGACGTCGTTCTGAAGAACGCCGGCGCATCCAAAATCAACGTGATCAAAGAAGTTCGCGGCATCACCGGTCTTGGCCTGAAAGAAGCCAAAGAGCTGGTTGAAGCTGGCGGCAAGATCAAAGAAGGCGTGTCGAAAGACGAAGCCGAAGACGTCAAAGGCAAGCTGGAAGCAGCTGGCGCCGAAGTCGAAGTGGCCTAAGCCATTTTGTCTGGGGATTTGGTCAGGTTTCCCTGACCCTTCCTTATATATTTCAGGCTGGATCCGAAGAAATTCGGGTCCAGCCGAATCTGTCTTAGAAAGGGCCATTGTTAACGGTCCTTTCTCAGGCGCGGTTCAACGGATCGGGAGGCCGCCATTCGGGACGGTGGCCATGAATAGATCCAACCACGCTGTCTCGTATGGGCAAGATGCTGTGGCCCGGCAGCAGTCTTGACCGGTGAGAACTCGAAAGGTGACATCTGACATGGCTCAAACGTTCCTTGGCCAGAAACGTCTACGCAAATATTATGGCAAAATCCGCGAAGTGCTGGATATGCCGAACCTCATTGAGGTTCAAAAATCGTCCTACGACCTGTTTCTCCGTTCCGGAGATTCCCCAGAGCCGCTCGACGGCGAGGGCATCAAGGGCGTATTCCAGTCGGTTTTCCCGATCAAGGATTTCAACGAAACCTCCGTTCTGGAGTTCGTGAAATACGCGTTTGAGAAACCCAAGTACGACGTCGAAGAATGCATGCAGCGCGACATGACCTATTCAGCACCGCTGAAGGTTACTCTGCGTCTGATCGTGTTTGATACCGACGAAGATACAGGCGCCAAGTCGGTCAAGGACATCAAAGAGCAGGACGTCTTCATGGGCGACATGCCTCTGATGACCCCCAACGGCACCTTTGTTGTCAATGGCACCGAGCGTGTTATCGTCTCCCAGATGCACCGGTCGCCCGGCGTGTTCTTTGACCACGACAAGGGTAAGACGCATTCCTCTGGTAAGCTGCTGTTTGCCTGCCGCATCATCCCGTACCGCGGCTCCTGGCTGGACTTTGAATTCGACGCCAAAGACATCGTCTTTGCCCGGATTGACCGTCGCCGTAAACTGCCTGTGACCACCCTGCTTTATGCGCTGGGGCTGGACCAGGAAGCCATCATGGATGCCTATTACAACACGGTGAACTACTCGCTCGATCCGAGCCGTGGTTGGGTGACCCCCTTCTTCCCCGATCGTGTCCGTGGCACCCGTCCGACCTATGATCTGGTTGATGCGGCCTCGGGTGAGGTTTTTGCCGAAGCCGGTAAAAAGGTCACGCCGCGCGCTGTGAAGAAAATGATCGACGAGGGCGCGATCAAAAATCTTCTGGTTCCGTTTGAAAATATCATCGGCAAGTTTGTCGCCAAGGATATCATCAACGAAGAAAACGGTGCGATCTACGTTGAGGCCGGCGATGAGCTGACCATGGAATACGACAAAGGCGGCGACATCATTGGTGGCACCGTCAAGGAACTGATGGATGCCGGGATCACCGACATCCCTGTTCTGGACATCGACAACGTCAATGTCGGCCCCTACATGCGCAACACCATGGCGGCGGATAAAAACATGGGTCGCGACACCGCGCTCATGGATATCTACCGTGTGATGCGCCCGGGCGAACCCCCCACCGTCGAAGCAGCCTCGGCGCTGTTTGACACCTTGTTCTTTGATAGCGAACGCTATGATCTCTCGGCCGTTGGTCGGGTGAAAATGAACATGCGCCTGGCGCTGGACGCCGAAGACACCCAGCGGACCCTGCGCAAGGAAGACATCGTTTCCTGCATCAAGGCCCTGGTTGATCTGCGTGACGGCCGTGGCGGCATTGATGACATTGACCACCTTGGCAACCGTCGTGTGCGTTCTGTTGGCGAACTGATGGAAAACCAGTACCGCGTTGGTCTGTTGCGCATGGAGCGCGCGATCAAAGAGCGGATGTCCTCTGTTGAGATCGACACTGTGATGCCACAGGATCTGATCAACGCCAAACCCGCCGCGGCTGCGGTACGTGAATTCTTTGGCTCCTCGCAGCTGTCGCAGTTCATGGACCAAACCAACCCGCTGTCGGAAGTCACCCACAAACGCCGTCTCTCGGCGCTTGGGCCTGGCGGTCTGACCCGTGAGCGTGCCGGTTTTGAAGTGCGAGATGTGCACCCGACCCACTATGGCCGGATGTGTCCCATTGAAACGCCGGAAGGCCCGAACATTGGTCTGATCAACTCTCTGGCGACCTTTGCCCGCGTCAACAAGTATGGCTTTATCGAAACACCCTACCGGGTTGTGAACGAAGGTCAGGTCACTGACGAAGTGCACTACATGTCGGCGACCGAAGAAATGCGCCACACTGTGGCGCAGGCCAACGCCTCGCTGGATGAAAACGGCAAGTTCACCAATGATCTGGTATCGACCCGTCAGTCCGGTGACTACACGCTGGCGCCAAGCGAAAGCGTTGATCTGATCGACGTGTCGCCCAAACAGCTGGTCTCGGTTGCGGCGTCTTTGATCCCGTTCCTGGAAAATGACGATGCGAACAGGGCCTTGATGGGCTCGAACATGCAACGTCAGGCGGTTCCACTTCTGCGTGCCGAGGCCCCACTGGTGGGCACCGGTATCGAAGAAGTTGTGGCGCGGGATTCTGGTGCGGCGATCATGGCGAAACGCGGTGGCGTCATCGACCAGGTCGATGCCCAGCGTATCGTTATCCGTGCCACCTCTGACCTGGAACTAGGCGACGCAGGCGTAGACATCTACCGCATGCGCAAGTTCCAGCGCTCGAACCAGAACACCTGCATCAACCAGCGTCCGCTGGTGCGTGTGGGTCAGGAAGTCCGCAAGGGCGAAGTTATTGCCGATGGCCCCTCCACCGATATCGGTGAACTGGCGCTGGGTAAAAACGTCGTCGTGGCCTTCATGCCCTGGAATGGCTACAACTACGAAGACTCCATTCTGATCTCCGAGCGTATCGCCCGGGACGACGTCTTTACCTCGATCCACATCGAGGAATTCGAAGTCGCCGCCCGTGATACCAAGCTGGGCCCAGAAGAGATCACCCGTGACATCCCCAACGTTGGTGAAGAAGCGCTGCGCAACCTCGACGAGGCGGGCATCGTGTACATCGGCGCTGATGTTGAACCCGGTGATATCCTGGTCGGCAAAATCACACCAAAGGGCGAAAGCCCGATGACGCCAGAAGAAAAACTGCTGCGCGCCATCTTTGGTGAGAAAGCTTCGGATGTTCGCGACACCTCGCTGCGGGTGAAGCCTGGTGACTACGGCACAATCGTCGAAGTCCGCGTCTTCAACCGTCACGGCGTCGAAAAAGACGAACGTGCGTTGCAGATCGAACGGGAAGAGGTCGAACGTCTGGCCCGTGACCGCGACGATGAGCTGGCGATCCTGGACCGCAACATCTACGCCCGTCTGCGCAGCATGCTGCTGGGTAAAGTGGCCGTCAAAGGCCCCAAAGGTATCCGTACCGGGACCCCCATTGACGAAGATGCCCTGTCACAGCTGAGCCGTGGCCAGTGGTGGATGGTTGCCCTCGAAGAAGAAGAGGACGCCAAGGTTGTTGAGGCCCTGAACGAGCAGTACGAAGCGCAGAAACGCGCGCTCGACGCCCGTTTTGAAGACAAGGTCGAAAAAGTCCGCCGTGGTGACGATCTGCCACCCGGTGTGATGAAGATGGTCAAAGTCTTTATCGCCGTGAAGCGTAAGCTTCAGCCTGGTGATAAAATGGCTGGTCGTCACGGCAACAAAGGTGTGATCTCGAAAGTGGTTCCCATGGAGGACATGCCGTTCCTTCAGGATGGTACCCCTGTCGATTTCTGTCTGAACCCGCTTGGTGTTCCGTCGCGGATGAACGTTGGTCAGATTCTTGAAACGCATATGGGCTGGGCCGCACGCGGTCTGGGCATCCAGGTGGATGATGCGCTGCAGGAATACCGTCGCTCCGGCGATATGACCCCCGTGCGTGATGCGATGAAACATGCCTATGGTGAAAACGTCTATGAAGAAGGCCTTGCGGACATGTCCGAAGAGGATCTTCTTGAGGCGGCAGGCAATGTGACCCGTGGTGTGCCAATTGCGACACCTGTCTTTGATGGTGCCAAAGAGGCTGACGTGAACGACGCGCTGGTGCGTGCCGGGTTCGACACCTCCGGTCAGTCGGTTCTGTATGATGGTCGTACGGGTGAGCAGTTTGCCCGCCCTGTGACCGTCGGCATGAAGTATCTGCTGAAACTGCATCACCTGGTTGACGACAAGATCCACGCCCGTTCCACAGGCCCATACTCGCTGGTTACCCAGCAGCCATTGGGTGGTAAGGCGCAGTTTGGTGGTCAGCGTTTCGGGGAAATGGAAGTCTGGGCTCTGGAAGCCTATGGCGCCGCCTATACCCTGCAGGAAATGCTCACCGTCAAATCGGATGACGTTGCCGGTCGGACCAAGGTCTATGAATCGATCGTCAAAGGCGAGGACAACTTTGAAGCGGGCGTGCCCGAAAGCTTCAACGTTCTGGTCAAAGAAGTCCGTGGCCTCGGTCTGAACATGGAACTCCTGGATGCGGAGGAAGAGGAGTAAGGGCGCCCGCCCTTACTTCCACTCCCCCCTTCCGCACAAATTTGAGGAAACACAAATGAACCAGGAAATCACCAACAACCCGTTCAACCCGCTGACGCCGACCAAGGTCTTTGATGAAATCAAAGTCTCCCTGGCGTCGCCGG from Phaeobacter sp. G2 encodes the following:
- the rplJ gene encoding 50S ribosomal protein L10; this encodes MDRAQKEKLVEELGQIFESSGVVVVAHYAGLTVADMQDLRARASDAGSAVRVAKNRLAKIALEGKSCESISNLLTGMTVLTYSEDPVAAAKVAEDFAKENKKFEILGGAMGENALDRAGVTAVSKMPSRDELIAQIASCIGAPASNIAGAIGAPASNIASILSTIEEKAEAA
- the rplL gene encoding 50S ribosomal protein L7/L12, producing MADLKALAESIVGLTLLEAQELKTILKDEYGIEPAAGGAVMMAGPADGAAAEEEKTEFDVVLKNAGASKINVIKEVRGITGLGLKEAKELVEAGGKIKEGVSKDEAEDVKGKLEAAGAEVEVA
- the rpoB gene encoding DNA-directed RNA polymerase subunit beta: MAQTFLGQKRLRKYYGKIREVLDMPNLIEVQKSSYDLFLRSGDSPEPLDGEGIKGVFQSVFPIKDFNETSVLEFVKYAFEKPKYDVEECMQRDMTYSAPLKVTLRLIVFDTDEDTGAKSVKDIKEQDVFMGDMPLMTPNGTFVVNGTERVIVSQMHRSPGVFFDHDKGKTHSSGKLLFACRIIPYRGSWLDFEFDAKDIVFARIDRRRKLPVTTLLYALGLDQEAIMDAYYNTVNYSLDPSRGWVTPFFPDRVRGTRPTYDLVDAASGEVFAEAGKKVTPRAVKKMIDEGAIKNLLVPFENIIGKFVAKDIINEENGAIYVEAGDELTMEYDKGGDIIGGTVKELMDAGITDIPVLDIDNVNVGPYMRNTMAADKNMGRDTALMDIYRVMRPGEPPTVEAASALFDTLFFDSERYDLSAVGRVKMNMRLALDAEDTQRTLRKEDIVSCIKALVDLRDGRGGIDDIDHLGNRRVRSVGELMENQYRVGLLRMERAIKERMSSVEIDTVMPQDLINAKPAAAAVREFFGSSQLSQFMDQTNPLSEVTHKRRLSALGPGGLTRERAGFEVRDVHPTHYGRMCPIETPEGPNIGLINSLATFARVNKYGFIETPYRVVNEGQVTDEVHYMSATEEMRHTVAQANASLDENGKFTNDLVSTRQSGDYTLAPSESVDLIDVSPKQLVSVAASLIPFLENDDANRALMGSNMQRQAVPLLRAEAPLVGTGIEEVVARDSGAAIMAKRGGVIDQVDAQRIVIRATSDLELGDAGVDIYRMRKFQRSNQNTCINQRPLVRVGQEVRKGEVIADGPSTDIGELALGKNVVVAFMPWNGYNYEDSILISERIARDDVFTSIHIEEFEVAARDTKLGPEEITRDIPNVGEEALRNLDEAGIVYIGADVEPGDILVGKITPKGESPMTPEEKLLRAIFGEKASDVRDTSLRVKPGDYGTIVEVRVFNRHGVEKDERALQIEREEVERLARDRDDELAILDRNIYARLRSMLLGKVAVKGPKGIRTGTPIDEDALSQLSRGQWWMVALEEEEDAKVVEALNEQYEAQKRALDARFEDKVEKVRRGDDLPPGVMKMVKVFIAVKRKLQPGDKMAGRHGNKGVISKVVPMEDMPFLQDGTPVDFCLNPLGVPSRMNVGQILETHMGWAARGLGIQVDDALQEYRRSGDMTPVRDAMKHAYGENVYEEGLADMSEEDLLEAAGNVTRGVPIATPVFDGAKEADVNDALVRAGFDTSGQSVLYDGRTGEQFARPVTVGMKYLLKLHHLVDDKIHARSTGPYSLVTQQPLGGKAQFGGQRFGEMEVWALEAYGAAYTLQEMLTVKSDDVAGRTKVYESIVKGEDNFEAGVPESFNVLVKEVRGLGLNMELLDAEEEE